In Nostoc sp. GT001, a genomic segment contains:
- a CDS encoding ABC transporter ATP-binding protein produces MAQIVMQNQRGITSFQPLDVELRNVFKFFNQEAAVNGIDLDVRQGEFFSILGPSGCGKTTTLRLIAGFEIADAGKVFIQGQSMTNVPPYRRPVNTVFQSYALFNHLNVWNNIAFGLRLKKIPKSKIEARVQEVLKLVKMESLRSRFPNQLSGGQQQRVALARALVNRPTVVLLDEPLGALDLKLRKEMQVELSNLHKDLGLTFVMVTHDQEEALSLSDRIAVMNQGKIEQVGTPSQIYERPCTSFVADFIGDTNLFSGEIVAVDSSNIKISTKMGLSIVINRAEDTPTELSQAVVVSVRPEKIQLSLYPPNLPVNCFEGRLVNVMYLGTHVNYVMQLTNGISINVLQPNTFGTLPDRDTPIYAWWSETDCLAISQ; encoded by the coding sequence ATGGCTCAAATTGTCATGCAAAATCAGAGGGGGATAACAAGTTTTCAGCCACTTGATGTTGAACTGCGTAACGTCTTCAAGTTTTTTAACCAAGAAGCAGCAGTAAATGGAATTGATTTGGATGTCAGACAAGGAGAATTTTTTAGTATTTTAGGCCCCTCCGGTTGTGGTAAAACAACAACACTGCGCTTAATTGCTGGGTTTGAAATTGCTGACGCTGGTAAGGTGTTTATTCAGGGTCAGTCCATGACTAATGTGCCCCCTTACCGCCGACCCGTCAATACTGTATTTCAAAGTTACGCTCTATTTAACCACCTGAATGTCTGGAATAACATCGCTTTTGGACTGCGGTTAAAAAAAATACCCAAATCGAAAATTGAAGCTAGAGTCCAAGAAGTTTTAAAACTGGTGAAAATGGAAAGTTTGCGATCGCGCTTTCCCAATCAACTTTCTGGTGGTCAACAGCAGCGAGTAGCTTTAGCAAGGGCTTTAGTCAACCGTCCCACCGTGGTACTACTGGATGAACCTTTAGGGGCGTTAGATTTAAAACTACGTAAAGAAATGCAGGTTGAGTTATCAAATTTACACAAAGACTTGGGGTTAACCTTTGTGATGGTGACACACGACCAAGAAGAAGCATTGTCTTTGAGCGATCGCATTGCCGTAATGAATCAAGGCAAAATTGAACAAGTTGGCACTCCCAGCCAAATTTACGAACGTCCCTGTACATCTTTTGTTGCTGATTTTATTGGTGATACTAATTTATTCAGTGGTGAAATCGTCGCGGTAGACTCCTCTAATATTAAAATTTCCACAAAAATGGGACTATCAATTGTTATTAACCGCGCTGAAGATACACCAACTGAATTATCACAAGCTGTAGTAGTGAGTGTGCGTCCAGAAAAAATACAGCTTTCGCTGTATCCACCTAATTTGCCAGTTAACTGTTTTGAAGGACGGCTTGTCAACGTTATGTATTTGGGCACACACGTTAATTATGTTATGCAATTAACAAATGGCATTAGCATTAATGTGTTGCAACCTAATACTTTTGGCACTTTACCAGACCGCGACACACCTATTTACGCTTGGTGGTCAGAAACTGATTGTTTAGCTATTAGTCAATAG
- a CDS encoding 6-aminohexanoate hydrolase gives MTNAQRLDHVEDELETVKRLLVSTASYAESANRRLDELTIKQDRTQSHLDELTIKQDRTQSHLDQLGARVDQIGEKVDQVSDQVDSFITHTQRLFTKAGSEIEETKARTERLEALMLKLDRNFEEQKSQFQEFQLTTGAALERIDRVLDYLLRQQGANPNPPS, from the coding sequence ATGACCAACGCACAGCGATTAGACCATGTTGAAGATGAACTCGAAACTGTTAAGCGATTGCTAGTTTCTACTGCTAGCTACGCAGAATCAGCGAACAGACGGCTTGATGAGTTGACTATAAAACAAGACCGCACCCAATCTCACCTTGATGAGTTGACTATAAAACAAGACCGTACTCAATCTCACCTCGATCAATTAGGGGCACGTGTTGACCAGATAGGGGAAAAGGTTGACCAAGTTTCTGATCAGGTTGATAGTTTTATCACTCACACGCAACGCCTATTTACAAAGGCAGGCAGTGAAATAGAGGAAACAAAGGCACGAACTGAGCGATTAGAAGCACTCATGCTAAAGCTTGACCGCAATTTTGAGGAACAAAAATCTCAGTTTCAGGAGTTTCAACTGACTACAGGTGCTGCCTTAGAGCGAATTGACCGAGTTTTGGACTATCTATTGAGACAGCAAGGCGCTAATCCAAATCCCCCATCCTAG
- a CDS encoding PAS domain S-box protein, producing MCTEKINEEILLLRQQNTQLLQQLEALQNLYSTMLLAEQHQIWELVTDEVPQDLQLIELQSKLVDNSALVESTNKIRGRHHQAAASALAESEAKYRQLVENISDLIFSMSVEGLFTYVSPQYKNVLGWEPSDLLGQPFAPLLHPDDFPLAQRKIQEMVETKGQRIAIEFRHQKKDGNWCWMRSVASPIFDSDGEIIGLHGAISDISSRKQAEELIKASQAELLALFNAMQDVILVLDAEGRYLKIAPSGAPLLYQPPAELLGRKIYEVLPSACADYFLNSIQQALLTKKTVKVEYSLPIGGQEVWFEANIASMSENTVVCVARDISERKQMEDQLRQQTENLAQTLQELRQTQAQMIQAEKMSSLGQLVAGVAHEINNPVNFIHGNLTYIEEYTQDLLRIIHHQQQSGNKSEFQALCEEIDLEYIQKDVPRILSSMKVGTQRIRQIVLSLRTFSRIDEAEFKAVDIHESIDSTLMVLQHRLQETTKLPAIQVIKDYGTLPLVECYGGELNQVFMNILANAIDALEEWTIENAQLRIDNLTSGLLTPTIAIRTSVIDSGWVKIAIADNGIGMSEQIQQQVFNPFFTNKPVGKGTGMGMFISYQIITETHGGKLECHSTPAAGTEFVITIPIQH from the coding sequence ATGTGTACTGAAAAAATCAATGAAGAGATATTGCTTTTACGTCAGCAAAATACCCAATTGCTACAACAGCTAGAAGCATTGCAAAACCTATATTCAACTATGCTGTTAGCCGAACAACATCAAATTTGGGAATTAGTTACTGATGAAGTCCCACAGGATTTACAACTGATAGAATTACAGTCGAAATTGGTAGATAATTCTGCCTTGGTGGAATCAACAAATAAAATTCGCGGACGGCATCATCAAGCGGCGGCAAGTGCTTTGGCTGAGAGTGAAGCTAAGTATCGCCAACTCGTGGAAAATATCAGCGACCTGATTTTCTCTATGTCAGTGGAAGGTCTTTTTACTTATGTCTCACCACAGTATAAAAATGTTTTAGGATGGGAACCTTCAGACCTACTTGGTCAACCCTTTGCCCCCCTGCTTCATCCTGATGATTTCCCTCTAGCTCAGAGAAAAATTCAAGAAATGGTGGAAACCAAAGGACAGCGAATCGCAATAGAATTTCGCCACCAAAAAAAGGATGGAAATTGGTGCTGGATGAGGTCAGTGGCTTCGCCAATTTTCGATTCAGATGGTGAAATTATTGGTCTTCATGGCGCTATTAGCGATATCAGCAGTCGCAAACAAGCTGAAGAATTAATCAAAGCCTCGCAAGCCGAATTACTCGCTTTGTTCAACGCTATGCAGGATGTGATTCTTGTCTTGGATGCCGAAGGAAGATACTTAAAAATCGCTCCTAGTGGTGCGCCCTTACTCTACCAACCTCCTGCGGAACTGCTGGGCAGAAAAATATATGAGGTTTTACCCTCTGCTTGTGCCGACTATTTTCTCAACTCTATTCAACAAGCACTCTTAACTAAAAAAACTGTGAAGGTAGAATATAGCTTGCCTATAGGTGGGCAAGAGGTTTGGTTTGAGGCGAATATTGCCAGCATGAGCGAAAACACGGTTGTTTGTGTCGCTAGGGATATCAGTGAACGCAAACAGATGGAAGACCAATTGCGACAACAAACAGAAAATTTAGCACAAACTCTTCAAGAACTCAGACAAACTCAAGCACAAATGATTCAAGCAGAAAAAATGTCTAGTCTGGGTCAACTTGTGGCTGGAGTTGCTCACGAAATCAACAACCCCGTTAATTTTATTCACGGTAATCTCACCTATATAGAGGAATATACTCAAGACCTGTTGCGAATAATTCACCATCAGCAGCAATCTGGTAATAAGTCGGAATTTCAGGCTTTGTGTGAGGAAATTGACCTAGAGTACATCCAAAAAGATGTACCAAGAATATTGAGTTCGATGAAAGTTGGTACTCAGCGCATCCGTCAGATTGTGCTGTCGTTAAGAACTTTCTCACGCATAGATGAAGCCGAGTTTAAAGCAGTAGATATTCACGAAAGTATCGACAGTACTTTAATGGTATTACAACATCGCTTGCAAGAAACAACAAAGCTTCCAGCCATTCAAGTCATCAAAGACTACGGCACATTACCTTTAGTGGAATGCTATGGTGGAGAACTCAATCAGGTGTTTATGAATATATTGGCGAATGCCATTGATGCTTTAGAAGAATGGACAATTGAGAATGCACAATTAAGAATAGACAATTTAACATCTGGGTTGTTAACTCCCACGATCGCCATTCGGACATCAGTCATAGATTCAGGTTGGGTAAAAATTGCGATCGCTGATAATGGAATAGGTATGTCAGAACAGATTCAACAACAAGTTTTCAATCCGTTTTTCACTAACAAGCCTGTAGGGAAGGGGACAGGTATGGGAATGTTTATCAGTTATCAAATTATTACAGAAACACATGGTGGCAAACTGGAATGTCATTCAACACCAGCAGCAGGAACAGAGTTTGTAATTACAATTCCAATTCAGCATTGA
- a CDS encoding M15 family metallopeptidase has product MNKAGFSGKPQNSSNDLGDDIPVAVRDTPVAAPKIWLQPRIMLIGGFAGFVLLALISGFLFFLTAPKKTADSQPLPATSATTTPTPPASNNSSDTVLGHFPYPEAPESELVTISANRGIRMRKPAAQKFEEMVAAARSSGVILLPISAFRSVKDQEQLFFAVGAQRNQTPAQRAALSAPPGHSEHHTGYAVDVGDGAVPATNLQTNFENTKAYRWLQTNAARFGFEMSFPKDNAQGVSYEPWHWRFVGDRNSLEMFYKARNLKPAQISP; this is encoded by the coding sequence TTGAATAAGGCAGGGTTTTCTGGAAAACCGCAAAACTCATCGAATGACCTTGGTGATGATATTCCAGTGGCTGTACGCGATACCCCTGTTGCAGCACCTAAAATTTGGTTGCAACCCCGAATTATGCTGATTGGGGGATTTGCGGGATTTGTCTTGCTCGCTTTAATAAGCGGTTTTTTGTTTTTCCTCACTGCACCTAAAAAAACCGCAGATTCTCAACCTTTACCAGCTACTTCTGCTACTACAACTCCAACTCCGCCAGCATCTAATAATTCCAGCGATACTGTATTAGGGCATTTTCCATACCCAGAAGCCCCTGAATCAGAACTAGTAACCATCTCCGCAAATAGGGGCATTAGAATGCGAAAACCTGCTGCCCAAAAGTTTGAGGAGATGGTAGCAGCAGCCCGGAGTTCAGGTGTAATTTTACTACCAATTTCTGCCTTTCGCTCAGTCAAAGACCAGGAGCAGTTGTTTTTTGCTGTCGGTGCCCAGCGAAATCAAACGCCAGCACAACGAGCTGCCCTCAGCGCTCCTCCTGGTCATAGCGAACATCACACAGGTTATGCAGTGGATGTTGGAGACGGAGCAGTACCAGCAACTAATCTCCAAACAAACTTTGAAAATACCAAAGCTTATCGGTGGCTACAAACAAATGCAGCACGTTTTGGCTTTGAAATGTCATTTCCCAAAGATAATGCTCAAGGTGTGAGTTATGAGCCGTGGCACTGGCGTTTTGTAGGCGATCGCAATAGTTTAGAAATGTTCTACAAAGCCAGAAACTTAAAACCCGCTCAGATATCGCCATAA
- a CDS encoding trifunctional serine/threonine-protein kinase/ATP-binding protein/sensor histidine kinase, with protein MVATFVRIPGYNITEEIYNGSRTVVYLAVRETDSLRVAIKLLKNPYPNFSELLSFRNQYVIAKNLNSPLIVQTYSLEPYQNGYALVMEDFGGISLSEWKIRGNLQSLQEFLAIAITLCDTLDLLYQERIIHKDIKPSNILINPETKQVKLIDFSIASLLPRETQTLVNPNVLEGTLAYVSPEQTGRMNRGIDYRTDFYSLGVTFYELLTGELPFASNNPMELVHSHIAKIAPLVHEINSEISSVLSKIVSKLMAKNAEERYQNALGLKFDLENCLHQLQVSGKIESFEIAQHDMCDRFIIPDKLYGRKKEVRSLLKAFERVASGSSELMLVAGFSGIGKTTVVNEVHKPITQQCGYFIKGKYDQFNRNIPFSAFVQAFRSLMGQILSASDTELAHWKEQMLAAVGENGQVLIEVIPELECIIGSQPPIIELVGSASQNRFNLLFGKFIRVFTKKEHPLVIFLDDLQWADSASLNLLKLLMSESEAGYLLVLGAYRDNEVFSAHPLMLTLNEIRKQGVNLNTLMLAALNELDITSLVADTLQCSNNIAAPLSHLVYQKTQGNPFFTIQFLYGLHEEECIFFNRSSGYWQCNLTQVTQLALTDDVVEFTIRRLQRLPEATQQVLKLAACIGNRFDLETLAVVCEATQDSVAADLWRSLQEGLVIPENSTYKFFQGKEDDVEAVDNVTVSYLFLHDRVQQAAYSLIPETLRQATHFQIGKLLLANVSPEEQGSKIFAIVNHLNEGFVLHQSQEERSELLQLNSIAGRKAKESTAYGVAVNYFTVAESLLPPDSWQQCYEKSLDVYFNLAEVKYLSGDFQSSLAIVETISSFARQQIERAEAFNLAILMFTLQGQYLQALQYGQKALSCLNFDLSEIDLPEKLEYYQREIQLKLGDRTIEQLVDEPETTDPEKRLIIKILNNLIVPVYVLQKGELYFVVALSMVSVSLNFGVIAESGNGFSAYGMYLGYYQSNYQSGYEFGVLAESLAKRFKQAENLCKACYMLGNNLLSWVRPLRCSGPIFDRGLVAGLQSGEMVFSGNLLMYKLLNPFYAGESLLEIQQNLPEYLEFCAKKLNYQLTVDVLSGLNIALAELTASHALDIPTEQQHLETCRINNSDYAICHYLLLKTKILCFYGRYEEALESAQGAEDLVGTITGKYQVAALNFYQSIAIAEYCRTHSLGLDNSYIQKVKSNQAQLSLWAASCPENFAHKYDLVNAVLSVLSGQKTEAIELFDRAISGAEVNGYLQEKALANELAAKFCLEWGKEKFAAGYIQEAYYCYAKWGAKAKIADLERHYLQLLAPILQQIHTPFSTRDTMFSLANVTSISSSISDSSNASVALDLAAILKASHTISGEIEFEKLLSSLLEIVIENAGADKCVFMLLRDDRLLIKGSITIGSKPVVLQRLPIEDSQDIPHRLIYKVLHDRQTAVLVNASANPALANDPYIMRQQPKSILCSPILHQGKLMGILYLENNLATGAFTSDRIELLNLLCAQAAISLENARLYERSLEYAQQLEQSFAQLSASNSRFEKLVDNVPGVVFQYQMSADGILSLNYISGDCYNLYEITPEQAAAEPKFFEKMVHPDDVASYQQSRTDTVQTQSPWCWEGRIITPSGIVKSVHGESRIERRADGSLVWDGLFLDISDRKQAELALQQAQLQIVQSEKMSALGNLVAGVAHEMNNPLGFIAASLEQAKPTFTDLVDHLKLYQETLPDKSEQILDHAEEIDLEYSLSDLPKMLDSMTMACDRLKNISTSLRTFSRADKDDKVQFKIHEGIDSTILILKHRLKANEQRPAIEVVTNYGNLSLIECFPGQLNQVFMNILANAIDALDESNFGRSFEDIQANPNRIHITTSITDNLVKIAIADNGKGMSEAVKSKIFDHLFTTKSVGKGTGLGLAIARQIVVEKHGGSIDCNSSPGKGTEFVIAIPVRQ; from the coding sequence ATGGTAGCCACTTTTGTGAGAATTCCCGGATATAACATTACCGAAGAAATCTACAACGGTTCGAGAACCGTGGTTTATCTAGCAGTTCGAGAAACTGACTCCTTAAGAGTAGCAATCAAACTGCTGAAAAATCCTTATCCCAATTTCAGCGAACTCTTGTCGTTTCGCAATCAGTATGTCATTGCGAAAAATCTCAACTCACCTCTAATTGTCCAAACTTATAGCCTAGAACCTTACCAAAATGGCTATGCTTTGGTCATGGAAGATTTTGGCGGAATTTCTCTCAGTGAGTGGAAAATAAGAGGAAATCTCCAATCTCTACAAGAATTTTTAGCGATCGCGATCACTCTGTGCGACACCTTAGATTTGCTTTACCAAGAGCGCATTATCCATAAAGATATCAAACCTAGCAATATATTAATTAATCCCGAAACAAAACAAGTTAAATTAATTGACTTTAGTATTGCATCACTTTTACCAAGAGAAACCCAAACCCTCGTAAATCCTAATGTGTTAGAAGGGACACTTGCTTATGTTTCCCCTGAACAAACAGGCAGAATGAATCGGGGAATTGACTATCGCACAGACTTCTACTCACTCGGTGTAACTTTCTACGAATTACTCACTGGAGAGTTACCTTTTGCGTCCAACAATCCAATGGAGTTGGTACATTCTCATATTGCAAAAATCGCACCATTAGTACACGAAATTAATTCAGAAATTTCATCTGTACTATCAAAAATTGTCAGTAAATTGATGGCGAAGAATGCTGAAGAGAGATATCAGAATGCCTTGGGACTAAAATTTGATTTAGAAAATTGTCTGCATCAGTTACAAGTTTCGGGTAAGATTGAAAGTTTTGAAATTGCACAGCATGATATGTGCGATCGCTTCATTATCCCCGATAAACTCTACGGACGGAAAAAAGAAGTTCGGTCTTTACTCAAAGCCTTCGAGCGGGTTGCTAGCGGCAGTTCTGAACTAATGCTGGTGGCTGGTTTCTCTGGTATTGGCAAAACTACGGTGGTGAATGAAGTCCACAAACCCATCACCCAACAGTGCGGCTATTTCATCAAAGGAAAGTACGACCAGTTCAATCGCAACATTCCGTTTTCAGCCTTTGTCCAAGCTTTTCGCAGCTTGATGGGACAAATCCTCAGCGCATCCGATACAGAATTAGCTCACTGGAAGGAGCAAATGCTTGCTGCTGTTGGTGAAAACGGACAAGTTCTGATTGAAGTCATTCCCGAACTAGAATGCATTATTGGTTCCCAACCCCCGATAATCGAGTTGGTTGGTAGTGCATCTCAGAATCGGTTTAATCTGCTCTTTGGCAAATTTATTCGGGTATTTACGAAAAAAGAACATCCCTTAGTGATTTTCCTCGATGATTTGCAGTGGGCCGATTCTGCTTCTTTGAACCTTTTGAAATTGTTGATGAGCGAGTCAGAAGCAGGCTATCTACTCGTACTCGGAGCTTATCGAGATAATGAAGTTTTTTCAGCCCACCCGCTGATGCTAACCCTGAATGAGATTAGAAAACAAGGTGTCAATCTCAATACTCTGATGTTGGCTGCTTTGAATGAATTAGATATTACCAGTTTGGTTGCCGATACATTGCAGTGTTCAAATAATATTGCAGCGCCGCTTTCGCACTTGGTCTACCAAAAAACTCAGGGAAATCCATTTTTCACCATTCAGTTTTTGTACGGACTGCACGAGGAAGAATGTATTTTTTTCAATCGTTCCTCCGGCTATTGGCAGTGTAACTTAACCCAAGTGACACAGTTAGCTCTGACGGATGATGTTGTAGAATTTACGATCCGACGATTGCAGAGGCTACCAGAAGCAACACAGCAAGTATTAAAGCTAGCGGCGTGCATTGGTAATCGATTTGATTTAGAAACATTAGCAGTAGTTTGTGAAGCTACTCAAGATAGTGTAGCAGCAGATTTGTGGCGATCGCTTCAAGAGGGGTTAGTGATTCCAGAAAACTCAACCTACAAGTTTTTCCAAGGAAAGGAAGACGATGTAGAAGCGGTTGATAACGTTACTGTTAGTTATTTGTTTCTCCACGACCGAGTGCAGCAAGCCGCTTACTCTCTCATTCCTGAAACTTTGAGACAAGCAACCCATTTCCAAATTGGCAAACTTCTGCTTGCTAATGTTTCGCCAGAAGAACAAGGCAGCAAAATTTTTGCGATCGTCAATCACTTAAATGAGGGCTTTGTACTTCATCAAAGCCAGGAAGAACGTTCAGAACTTTTACAGCTAAACTCTATTGCCGGGAGAAAGGCTAAAGAGTCTACTGCCTATGGGGTTGCTGTTAACTACTTTACGGTAGCTGAGAGCTTATTACCTCCAGATAGTTGGCAGCAATGTTATGAAAAGTCTTTAGATGTTTATTTCAATCTCGCAGAAGTTAAGTATTTGTCTGGGGATTTTCAATCTTCTCTAGCCATTGTTGAAACGATTTCTAGCTTTGCAAGACAACAAATTGAAAGAGCTGAAGCCTTTAACCTAGCAATTTTGATGTTCACATTGCAAGGTCAGTACCTCCAAGCACTTCAGTATGGACAAAAGGCATTGTCTTGCTTGAATTTTGATTTATCAGAAATAGACTTACCAGAAAAACTTGAATATTACCAACGTGAGATTCAATTGAAATTAGGCGATCGCACAATAGAGCAGCTCGTTGATGAACCAGAGACCACCGATCCAGAAAAACGCCTGATTATCAAAATCTTGAATAATTTAATCGTCCCTGTTTATGTTCTCCAAAAAGGAGAGCTATACTTTGTCGTCGCGTTATCGATGGTTTCAGTATCTCTCAATTTTGGCGTAATAGCTGAATCAGGAAATGGATTTTCCGCCTATGGAATGTATCTCGGATATTATCAGAGCAACTATCAATCTGGCTATGAATTTGGAGTACTTGCAGAAAGTTTAGCCAAACGATTTAAGCAAGCAGAAAATCTATGTAAAGCTTGCTATATGCTGGGGAATAATTTGCTTTCCTGGGTGCGCCCCTTGCGTTGCTCTGGGCCGATTTTCGATCGCGGATTAGTGGCTGGGCTACAGTCTGGGGAGATGGTTTTCTCAGGTAATCTTTTGATGTACAAGCTGCTCAATCCATTTTATGCAGGAGAAAGTTTATTAGAAATTCAGCAAAATCTTCCTGAATATTTAGAATTTTGTGCCAAGAAACTTAACTATCAGCTGACTGTGGATGTACTCTCTGGATTAAACATTGCGCTTGCTGAACTTACAGCCAGTCATGCTCTTGATATCCCGACTGAACAGCAGCATCTTGAAACATGTAGGATAAACAACAGTGATTATGCAATTTGTCACTATTTGCTCCTAAAAACTAAAATTCTCTGTTTTTACGGGCGCTATGAGGAGGCATTGGAATCGGCTCAGGGGGCTGAAGACCTCGTTGGTACAATTACTGGAAAATATCAGGTTGCAGCGCTCAATTTTTATCAATCTATTGCGATCGCTGAATACTGCCGGACTCATTCTCTAGGTTTAGACAATAGTTACATCCAAAAAGTTAAATCAAACCAAGCGCAACTGAGTCTATGGGCAGCTAGTTGTCCTGAAAACTTTGCTCATAAATACGATCTCGTGAATGCAGTTTTAAGCGTTTTATCAGGACAAAAAACAGAAGCAATTGAACTGTTCGATCGCGCTATTTCTGGAGCTGAAGTCAATGGCTACCTCCAAGAAAAAGCCTTAGCAAACGAACTTGCAGCCAAATTCTGCCTCGAATGGGGCAAAGAAAAATTTGCCGCAGGCTATATACAAGAAGCTTACTATTGTTACGCAAAATGGGGTGCAAAAGCCAAAATTGCCGATCTGGAAAGACACTATCTGCAACTGCTAGCCCCTATCCTCCAGCAAATCCATACTCCCTTCTCCACTAGAGACACAATGTTCTCATTGGCAAATGTTACATCCATCAGTTCCAGCATTTCCGACAGTAGTAATGCATCTGTTGCTTTAGATTTAGCTGCCATTCTCAAAGCTTCTCATACTATCTCAGGTGAAATCGAATTTGAAAAACTGCTTTCATCATTGCTTGAGATCGTCATTGAAAATGCTGGGGCTGATAAATGCGTGTTTATGCTGTTGCGAGACGATCGCCTGTTAATCAAAGGGTCGATTACCATAGGTTCAAAGCCAGTTGTCTTGCAGCGTCTTCCGATTGAAGATAGCCAGGACATTCCCCACAGACTGATTTACAAAGTCTTGCATGATAGGCAAACTGCTGTGCTGGTGAATGCAAGTGCCAATCCGGCTTTAGCCAACGATCCATATATCATGCGTCAGCAGCCGAAAAGTATCTTGTGCAGCCCGATTTTGCATCAAGGGAAGTTGATGGGCATTTTATATCTCGAAAATAATTTAGCAACGGGAGCATTTACAAGCGATCGCATCGAACTTCTCAATCTACTCTGCGCTCAAGCTGCAATTTCTTTGGAAAATGCCCGACTGTATGAACGTTCCTTAGAATATGCCCAACAATTAGAACAGTCGTTTGCCCAATTGAGTGCGAGTAACTCTCGTTTTGAAAAACTTGTAGACAACGTGCCTGGGGTGGTTTTTCAATACCAGATGAGTGCTGATGGCATCCTCTCGCTAAACTACATCAGTGGTGACTGTTACAATTTGTACGAAATTACGCCAGAGCAAGCTGCTGCCGAACCAAAGTTTTTCGAGAAAATGGTACATCCAGATGATGTGGCTTCTTACCAGCAATCAAGGACTGACACAGTTCAAACTCAATCTCCTTGGTGCTGGGAGGGTCGAATCATTACCCCTTCAGGAATCGTTAAGTCGGTTCACGGCGAATCTAGAATTGAACGGCGCGCGGATGGCTCATTGGTTTGGGATGGGTTGTTTTTGGATATTAGCGATCGCAAGCAAGCAGAACTGGCATTGCAACAAGCGCAATTACAAATTGTTCAAAGTGAGAAAATGTCTGCTTTGGGTAACTTAGTTGCTGGTGTCGCCCATGAAATGAATAATCCTTTAGGTTTTATTGCTGCCAGTCTCGAACAAGCTAAACCAACGTTTACTGATCTTGTTGACCACTTAAAACTCTATCAAGAAACTTTACCCGATAAGAGCGAACAAATCCTCGACCATGCCGAAGAAATTGACTTGGAATATAGCTTATCAGACTTGCCCAAAATGCTTGATTCGATGACAATGGCGTGCGACAGACTCAAAAATATTAGCACTAGTCTTCGCACTTTCTCTCGTGCCGATAAAGATGATAAAGTGCAATTCAAAATTCACGAAGGTATCGATAGTACGATTTTAATTCTCAAACATCGTCTGAAAGCTAACGAACAACGTCCCGCGATTGAAGTTGTCACTAACTACGGAAATTTATCTTTGATTGAATGTTTTCCTGGGCAACTAAATCAAGTGTTTATGAATATTTTGGCAAATGCCATTGACGCCTTAGATGAATCGAATTTCGGACGAAGTTTTGAAGATATTCAAGCCAATCCTAACCGCATTCATATTACCACTTCCATAACAGATAATCTCGTAAAAATTGCCATTGCAGATAATGGCAAAGGAATGAGTGAAGCAGTCAAATCAAAGATATTTGACCATTTATTTACTACGAAATCTGTGGGTAAAGGTACAGGATTAGGGTTGGCGATCGCCCGTCAAATTGTTGTGGAAAAACACGGGGGTTCAATAGACTGCAACTCCTCTCCAGGAAAAGGTACAGAGTTTGTAATTGCAATTCCAGTGCGGCAATAA
- the tsaB gene encoding tRNA (adenosine(37)-N6)-threonylcarbamoyltransferase complex dimerization subunit type 1 TsaB: MTTELKDIAINKYALALHTTTPELGLVISNFDGETRSQTWNLGRDLSSLVHQYLIEFIKPQTWADLSFIAVAKGPGGFTGTRIGVVTARTLGQQLNIPVFAISTLAAVAWSEVGKSQNLTAFAVEMPAQRGQIFAAIYQFEPDISKLKVCLPDRVFTPEAWQKTLANWNTSYQLVQAQSGLAATVTSILELANLDWQEGKFPNWSEALPYYGQHPVEL; encoded by the coding sequence TTGACAACGGAACTAAAAGACATTGCAATAAATAAATACGCTTTGGCACTACATACTACCACACCAGAATTAGGTTTGGTAATTAGTAATTTTGATGGTGAAACTCGCTCTCAAACTTGGAATTTGGGGCGTGATTTATCTAGCTTAGTGCATCAATATTTAATTGAATTTATCAAACCACAAACTTGGGCAGATTTGTCCTTTATCGCAGTTGCAAAAGGCCCCGGCGGCTTTACCGGAACTCGAATTGGTGTTGTTACTGCTCGGACTTTAGGGCAACAGTTAAATATTCCTGTATTTGCAATCTCAACTTTGGCTGCGGTAGCTTGGTCAGAAGTAGGCAAAAGTCAAAATTTAACGGCTTTTGCTGTGGAAATGCCAGCACAACGAGGTCAAATTTTTGCTGCTATTTATCAGTTTGAGCCAGATATATCTAAACTAAAAGTGTGTTTACCAGATAGAGTATTCACACCAGAAGCATGGCAGAAAACTTTAGCGAATTGGAATACTAGTTATCAGTTGGTTCAAGCCCAATCTGGGTTAGCAGCGACGGTGACAAGTATTTTAGAACTAGCTAATCTCGATTGGCAAGAGGGCAAATTTCCTAATTGGTCAGAGGCTTTGCCATATTATGGGCAACATCCTGTAGAACTTTAA